A stretch of Plesiomonas shigelloides DNA encodes these proteins:
- the speF gene encoding ornithine decarboxylase SpeF: protein MKTLKIAASDSVLSCFDTEREITNVHTTDFSDIAAIVVSVQDIHDGILAKIHATGLSIPTFAAVCCEEELSAEVLPQLTGVFELCGENTDFYGKQLESAAQRYEENLLPPFFNTLKQYVEMGNSTFACPGHQGGQFFRKHPAGRQFFEFFGETLFRADMCNADVKLGDLLIHEGAPCDAQKHAAKVYNADKTYFVLNGTSASNKVATNALLARGDLVLFDRNNHKSNHHGALLQAGATPVYLETARNPFGFIGGIDAHCFSEKYLRDEIRKVAPEKAEAKRPFRLAIIQLGTYDGTIYNARQVVDKIGHLCDYILFDSAWVGYEQFIPMMKDCSPLLLDLNENDPGIIVTQSVHKQQAGFSQTSQIHKKDSHIKGQDRYCNHKRFNNAFMMHASTSPFYPLFAALDVNAKMHEGESGRRLWMECVKNGIEARKLLLETCSMIKPFVPVTVDGRKWQDHDTEVMANDLRFFNFVPSEKWHGFEGYQEHQYFVDPCKFMLTTPGIDAATGEYTEFGIPATILANFLRENGIIPEKCDLNSILFLLTPAEDMAKLQHLIAQIARFERYVAEDAPLSEVLPNVYRSNEARYRGYTIRQLCQEMHNLYVSYDVKQLQKEMFRQAHFPKAVMNPQDANIEFIRGNVELVPLCKAEGRIAAEGALPYPPGVLCVVPGEVWGGAVQRYFLALEEGINLLPGFSPELQGVYIQEEDDGTKRAYGYVMKQ, encoded by the coding sequence ATGAAAACTTTAAAAATAGCTGCCAGTGACAGTGTGTTATCCTGTTTCGACACGGAACGTGAAATTACGAATGTTCATACCACCGATTTCTCTGATATCGCGGCCATCGTAGTTTCTGTTCAAGACATCCACGACGGTATTCTGGCTAAAATCCACGCGACCGGCCTGTCTATCCCGACTTTTGCCGCGGTGTGCTGTGAAGAAGAGCTGTCTGCTGAGGTGCTGCCACAGCTGACCGGGGTATTCGAGCTGTGTGGTGAGAATACTGACTTCTACGGTAAGCAATTGGAGTCTGCGGCGCAGCGTTATGAAGAGAACCTGCTGCCACCGTTCTTCAATACCTTGAAGCAATATGTGGAAATGGGTAACTCAACCTTCGCTTGCCCGGGTCACCAAGGTGGTCAATTCTTCCGTAAGCATCCTGCCGGTCGTCAATTCTTCGAGTTCTTCGGTGAAACGCTGTTCCGTGCGGATATGTGTAACGCCGACGTGAAACTGGGTGACCTGCTGATCCACGAAGGTGCACCATGCGACGCGCAAAAACACGCCGCCAAAGTGTATAACGCGGATAAAACCTACTTCGTTCTGAACGGGACTTCTGCATCCAACAAGGTAGCCACTAACGCGCTGCTGGCTCGTGGTGACTTGGTGCTGTTTGACCGTAACAACCACAAATCCAACCACCACGGTGCGCTGTTGCAAGCCGGTGCGACCCCAGTGTATCTGGAAACCGCCCGTAACCCATTTGGTTTCATCGGTGGTATCGATGCGCACTGCTTTAGCGAAAAATACCTGCGTGATGAAATCCGCAAAGTAGCGCCAGAAAAAGCCGAGGCCAAGCGTCCGTTCCGTTTAGCCATCATTCAGCTGGGTACTTACGACGGTACTATCTATAACGCTCGTCAAGTGGTTGATAAGATTGGTCACCTGTGTGATTACATCCTGTTTGACTCTGCATGGGTAGGTTACGAGCAGTTCATCCCAATGATGAAAGACTGTTCACCGCTGCTGCTGGATCTGAACGAAAACGACCCAGGCATCATCGTGACCCAGTCTGTGCACAAGCAACAAGCTGGCTTCTCTCAGACCTCACAAATTCACAAAAAAGACAGCCACATCAAGGGCCAAGACCGTTATTGCAACCACAAACGCTTTAACAATGCTTTCATGATGCACGCTTCTACCAGCCCGTTCTATCCTCTGTTTGCGGCGCTGGATGTGAACGCCAAGATGCACGAAGGCGAAAGCGGTCGTCGTCTGTGGATGGAATGCGTTAAAAACGGTATCGAAGCGCGTAAATTGCTGCTGGAAACCTGCAGCATGATCAAACCGTTCGTACCGGTTACCGTGGATGGCCGCAAATGGCAGGATCATGATACCGAGGTGATGGCTAATGATCTGCGCTTCTTCAATTTCGTGCCGAGTGAGAAGTGGCATGGCTTTGAAGGCTATCAAGAACATCAATACTTTGTTGACCCTTGTAAGTTTATGCTTACAACGCCAGGCATTGATGCCGCAACGGGGGAATATACTGAATTTGGTATCCCAGCTACCATTTTGGCGAACTTCCTGCGTGAAAACGGCATCATTCCAGAGAAGTGTGACTTGAACTCCATTCTCTTCTTACTGACCCCAGCAGAAGATATGGCTAAGTTGCAACACCTTATCGCACAAATTGCACGTTTTGAACGCTACGTAGCAGAAGATGCTCCATTAAGTGAAGTGTTGCCGAATGTGTATCGGAGTAACGAGGCTCGTTATCGCGGTTATACTATTCGTCAACTGTGTCAGGAGATGCATAACCTGTACGTCAGCTATGATGTGAAACAGCTGCAAAAAGAGATGTTCCGTCAAGCTCACTTCCCGAAAGCGGTAATGAACCCGCAGGATGCCAACATTGAGTTTATCCGCGGTAACGTGGAGCTGGTTCCGCTTTGCAAGGCCGAAGGCCGTATCGCGGCGGAAGGTGCACTGCCATATCCACCTGGAGTTCTGTGTGTTGTTCCAGGTGAAGTGTGGGGCGGTGCGGTACAGCGTTACTTCCTGGCGCTCGAAGAGGGCATCAACCTGCTGCCAGGCTTCTCGCCTGAACTGCAAGGTGTCTACATCCAAGAAGAGGACGACGGTACTAAACGTGCGTACGGCTATGTAATGAAACAGTAA
- the speFL gene encoding leader peptide SpeFL codes for MKGLSIMKHIRRTRHLMMPIYRSYFSFAFFYYR; via the coding sequence ATGAAAGGCTTGTCAATAATGAAACATATTCGGCGGACCAGACATCTGATGATGCCTATCTACCGTAGCTATTTTTCTTTTGCTTTCTTCTACTATAGATAA
- a CDS encoding peptide ABC transporter substrate-binding protein, which translates to MQGKSGWGWGLLALSLCTQAAEVPLGMPLASEQVLVRANGQDPQQLDPNTVDADFATQAVLSDLFEGLVQEDDNGTIIPAQAERWEASADGKSITFWLRDAARWSDGQPVLAQDFVLGWQRAVNPKLRISNRNYLAEAGVANAELIGKGKLNPEKLGVSALEPKVLQVTFDKPMPFFMSMLSLPSFMPAPSHLVQQGIAYPAGPLVSNGAFMLEEWTVGKQLQLMKNAHYWDNAHTVLAKVVYLPQRFAQSDIPRIEQGNLHMTDNVPGSQYRRIQNSVPESLRAFNLLGLYQFSLNNRRPPLVDNNIRQALSMAVNRELITDTLSGQLVKPAYTVIPDNVPQYLPVTAEFASEPLRMRQDQARKLLEAAGFSAEKPLQIALSYRDDDEQERLANTVASMWKVIGVKVEMNRLTDPAFRASRYTNHYDVVGTYIYGDYNEPSALLNDFRCYNPSNLSGYCNKEFDLILDQAQSADADQRGVLYRRAEELLLKSTPLVPVFHDTKTRLVSATLQGLPQISPRGIVLSKNLYLTEG; encoded by the coding sequence ATGCAGGGAAAGAGTGGTTGGGGATGGGGCCTGTTGGCGCTGTCGTTATGTACCCAGGCGGCGGAAGTGCCGTTGGGGATGCCGTTGGCCAGTGAGCAGGTGTTAGTGCGGGCAAACGGCCAAGATCCGCAGCAGTTAGATCCCAATACGGTAGATGCGGATTTTGCCACTCAGGCGGTACTGTCGGATCTGTTTGAAGGGCTGGTGCAAGAAGACGATAACGGCACCATTATCCCGGCGCAGGCTGAGCGTTGGGAAGCCTCGGCGGATGGTAAATCGATCACCTTCTGGCTGCGTGATGCCGCGCGCTGGTCGGATGGGCAACCGGTTTTGGCGCAGGATTTTGTCTTGGGCTGGCAACGGGCGGTGAACCCGAAGCTGCGCATCAGTAACCGCAATTATCTGGCCGAGGCGGGAGTCGCCAATGCCGAGCTGATTGGTAAAGGCAAACTGAATCCAGAAAAACTGGGCGTCTCGGCACTGGAGCCGAAGGTGCTGCAAGTGACCTTTGATAAGCCGATGCCGTTTTTTATGTCGATGCTCTCTCTGCCATCGTTTATGCCTGCGCCATCGCATCTGGTGCAGCAAGGCATTGCCTATCCGGCTGGGCCGCTGGTCAGTAACGGTGCTTTTATGCTGGAGGAGTGGACGGTCGGTAAGCAATTACAGCTGATGAAAAATGCCCACTACTGGGACAACGCCCATACGGTGCTGGCCAAAGTGGTGTACTTGCCGCAGCGTTTTGCCCAGAGCGATATTCCGCGTATCGAGCAGGGTAACCTGCACATGACGGACAATGTGCCGGGCAGTCAGTATCGCCGTATTCAGAACAGTGTGCCGGAGTCGCTGCGGGCGTTTAACCTGCTCGGGCTGTACCAGTTCAGTTTGAACAACCGTCGTCCGCCGCTGGTGGATAACAATATTCGCCAAGCGCTCTCGATGGCGGTTAACCGTGAGCTGATCACCGATACCTTAAGCGGACAGTTGGTGAAGCCGGCCTATACCGTTATCCCCGATAATGTACCGCAATACCTGCCGGTGACGGCGGAGTTTGCCAGTGAGCCGCTGCGTATGCGCCAAGATCAGGCGCGCAAGTTGCTGGAAGCGGCTGGTTTTAGTGCTGAAAAACCGCTGCAAATTGCTCTGTCCTATCGCGATGACGATGAGCAGGAGCGTTTAGCCAACACCGTGGCCTCAATGTGGAAGGTGATTGGGGTGAAGGTCGAGATGAATCGTTTGACCGATCCGGCGTTTCGCGCCAGCCGCTATACCAATCACTATGATGTGGTCGGCACCTATATTTATGGCGACTACAACGAACCTTCTGCGCTGTTGAATGATTTTCGCTGCTATAACCCGTCGAACCTTAGCGGTTATTGCAACAAAGAATTTGATTTGATCTTGGATCAGGCGCAATCGGCAGATGCCGATCAGCGTGGTGTGCTGTATCGCCGTGCCGAAGAGCTGTTACTCAAGTCAACACCGTTGGTGCCGGTATTCCATGACACCAAAACACGGTTAGTCAGTGCCACCTTGCAAGGGCTACCGCAAATCAGTCCGCGAGGCATAGTGTTAAGTAAAAATTTGTATTTGACCGAAGGTTAA